One genomic segment of Bradyrhizobium prioriisuperbiae includes these proteins:
- a CDS encoding helix-turn-helix transcriptional regulator, which yields MTDVTPELLRLVDQVYQSAADPQFWDTALDNMMMHFRGEHALLFSTDTSQPGPGPLKASAGLDTQGVARFASSTTAPLWHEWVEMLPQGKVVSSAEMIADRDLERSEIYNELVRPANGFYAMSVQHVQTSAPFHLITCRRRHVGAFAPNEVRLMEAMIPHVATAIDLQNRISDAERRADGLASVIERMADGAIVLDDAQQPLILNARAMEILDQNDGLSLGRCGLRAATAALTEKLQDALSVVGTSAISDGKRMHLPRPSARLPLLLHIAPIWRLHTSEPGLRTPRTVVFIREPDAVLKIDAAALSDVFRLTPRESEIAALVAGGTNVDGIAERFDLTTGTVRFNLKRIFDKTGVRTQAALGALVRNFSLGEM from the coding sequence ATGACTGACGTGACGCCTGAATTGCTTCGCCTGGTCGACCAGGTCTATCAGTCCGCCGCCGACCCACAGTTCTGGGACACGGCGCTCGACAACATGATGATGCACTTTCGCGGCGAGCATGCGCTGCTGTTTTCGACCGACACCTCGCAACCGGGCCCGGGCCCGCTCAAGGCCAGTGCCGGCCTCGATACACAAGGCGTAGCGCGGTTCGCCTCGTCGACGACCGCACCGCTGTGGCATGAGTGGGTCGAGATGCTGCCGCAAGGCAAGGTGGTGTCATCGGCGGAAATGATCGCCGACCGCGATCTCGAACGCAGCGAGATTTACAATGAACTGGTGAGGCCGGCGAACGGCTTCTATGCGATGTCGGTCCAACACGTTCAGACCAGCGCACCATTCCATCTCATCACCTGCCGGCGGCGCCATGTCGGCGCCTTCGCCCCCAATGAGGTCCGCCTGATGGAAGCGATGATTCCCCACGTCGCCACCGCGATCGACCTGCAGAATCGCATCAGCGATGCCGAACGCCGCGCCGACGGTTTGGCGAGCGTGATCGAAAGGATGGCCGACGGCGCCATCGTGCTCGACGACGCGCAACAGCCGCTGATCCTCAACGCACGCGCCATGGAGATCCTGGATCAGAACGACGGGCTGTCGCTGGGACGTTGCGGCCTGCGCGCGGCAACCGCGGCACTGACCGAGAAATTACAGGACGCCCTCTCCGTAGTCGGCACGTCGGCCATCAGCGACGGCAAGCGGATGCACCTGCCGCGGCCGTCGGCCCGGCTGCCGCTTTTGCTGCACATCGCACCGATCTGGCGGCTGCACACCTCCGAGCCGGGATTGCGGACACCGCGCACCGTCGTCTTCATCCGCGAGCCGGACGCCGTGCTCAAGATCGATGCCGCGGCGCTCAGTGACGTCTTCCGCCTGACACCGCGCGAGAGCGAGATCGCCGCGCTGGTGGCGGGCGGCACCAATGTCGATGGTATCGCCGAGCGTTTCGATCTCACCACCGGCACCGTGCGCTTCAACCTCAAGCGCATCTTCGACAAGACCGGCGTTCGCACCCAGGCCGCGCTGGGCGCCCTGGTGCGGAATTTTTCCCTGGGCGAGATGTAG
- a CDS encoding LysR family transcriptional regulator: protein MRSFRQDVQIAAPHAPGLNLDQLRSFRNVIELGSFSAAAERANLSQPAISLQVRALEQRLGVKLIERVGRRAKPTVAGSELLDHAVRIEAAVAATHDAMARHATGAMGRVRLGTGATACIFLLPSILRELRRRFPTLEISVGTGNTIDVVKAVEDNTLDIGLVTLPASGRALEITPVLDDDFMLIAPPNTQLPARVSPSTLAALPVLLPGGNTRRLVENWFASSGVALRPAMTLASVEAIKELVAAGLGCAVVPGMALRRDGGARSAAVKSLVIRPLSPKLSRTLAVVIRRDKPLHRGLKETVQVLKGLAKN, encoded by the coding sequence ATGCGCTCATTTCGCCAGGACGTGCAAATCGCGGCGCCTCATGCGCCCGGACTCAACCTCGATCAACTGCGCAGCTTCCGCAACGTGATCGAGCTGGGATCGTTCTCCGCCGCGGCCGAGCGCGCGAACCTGTCGCAGCCAGCGATCAGCCTCCAGGTGCGGGCGCTGGAGCAGCGCCTCGGCGTCAAGCTGATCGAGCGCGTCGGGCGGCGGGCGAAGCCCACGGTCGCGGGCTCCGAACTGCTGGATCATGCCGTGCGGATCGAGGCCGCGGTCGCGGCGACGCACGATGCCATGGCGCGGCACGCCACCGGCGCGATGGGACGGGTGCGGCTCGGCACCGGCGCCACCGCCTGCATCTTCCTGTTGCCGTCGATCCTGCGCGAGCTGCGCCGGCGGTTTCCAACCCTCGAGATTTCGGTCGGCACCGGCAACACCATCGATGTGGTGAAGGCGGTGGAGGACAATACCCTCGACATCGGCCTCGTGACGCTACCGGCCTCGGGCCGTGCGCTCGAAATCACCCCGGTGCTGGATGACGATTTCATGCTGATCGCCCCACCGAACACACAGCTGCCCGCACGGGTGAGCCCATCGACGCTCGCCGCGTTGCCGGTGCTGCTGCCGGGCGGCAACACCCGCCGCCTGGTGGAGAACTGGTTCGCCTCGAGCGGCGTGGCGCTGCGCCCGGCGATGACGCTGGCAAGCGTCGAAGCCATCAAGGAGCTGGTTGCCGCCGGCCTCGGCTGTGCGGTGGTTCCGGGCATGGCGCTACGCCGGGACGGCGGCGCCCGCAGCGCCGCCGTGAAATCGCTGGTGATTCGCCCGCTGTCGCCGAAGCTCTCCCGCACGCTCGCCGTCGTCATCCGCCGCGACAAGCCGCTGCATCGCGGCCTGAAGGAAACCGTGCAGGTGCTGAAGGGATTGGCGAAGAACTGA
- a CDS encoding MFS transporter, translating into MPIPSRTVFCLGLAQLISWGISYYLIGGFGEAMSADLGFSRGLIYGGFSVALLVMGLSSPLVGSLIDRHGGRSVMIAGTLLNAIGCITLALCRGPVLYFVAWIVLGLAMRLTLYEAAFAALARLGGPQARRAMSQITLPGGLASTVFWPLGHLIAEHAGWRGAVFAYAGFALLTIPLHLAIPRGRYADGVAHDAGPQHVPLAQTPRARLLAGALYAVIAMLTNFLNAGMSSHMIAILTGLGVAATTSVWIGALRGIGQSASRLSEILFGRRVPPLLLNLAACSLLPFAFIAGLFSGTVGIAALAFAFVYGATNGIVTITRGTLPLVLFDHRVYGSLVGRLLAPSFVVSAAAPLIYASVIDRFGEAGALYLSLAAAGIAFAAAAWLAVAFRPATSVTR; encoded by the coding sequence ATGCCGATCCCCTCCCGCACCGTCTTCTGCCTCGGCCTTGCGCAGCTCATCTCGTGGGGCATTTCCTATTACCTGATCGGCGGATTCGGCGAGGCGATGTCGGCCGATCTCGGCTTCTCGCGCGGGCTGATCTATGGCGGTTTCTCGGTGGCGCTGCTGGTGATGGGCCTGAGTTCGCCGCTGGTGGGATCGCTGATCGATCGCCATGGCGGTCGCAGCGTGATGATCGCAGGCACGCTGCTCAACGCCATCGGTTGTATCACGCTCGCATTGTGCCGTGGCCCGGTGCTGTATTTCGTGGCCTGGATCGTGCTCGGGCTGGCGATGCGGCTGACGCTTTATGAGGCGGCGTTCGCGGCTCTGGCGCGGCTCGGCGGACCGCAGGCGCGCCGCGCCATGTCGCAGATTACGCTGCCGGGCGGCCTTGCCTCCACGGTGTTCTGGCCGCTCGGCCATTTGATCGCCGAACATGCCGGCTGGCGCGGCGCTGTTTTCGCCTATGCTGGGTTCGCGCTGCTCACAATTCCGCTGCATCTGGCGATTCCGCGCGGCCGCTATGCGGACGGTGTCGCGCATGACGCGGGACCACAGCACGTGCCTCTGGCACAAACGCCGCGTGCGCGGCTGCTGGCCGGGGCGCTATATGCCGTGATCGCGATGCTGACCAATTTCCTCAATGCCGGGATGTCGTCGCACATGATCGCGATCCTGACCGGGTTGGGAGTTGCCGCCACCACGTCGGTGTGGATCGGCGCCTTGCGCGGCATTGGCCAATCCGCATCGCGTCTCAGCGAAATCCTGTTCGGGCGACGAGTACCGCCGCTGCTGCTCAATCTCGCCGCCTGCAGCCTGCTGCCGTTTGCCTTTATCGCCGGCTTGTTCAGCGGCACCGTCGGGATCGCCGCGCTGGCGTTCGCCTTCGTCTACGGTGCCACCAACGGCATCGTCACCATCACCCGCGGCACGCTGCCATTGGTGCTGTTCGATCATCGCGTCTACGGCTCGCTGGTCGGCCGTCTGCTGGCGCCAAGCTTCGTCGTCTCCGCCGCAGCGCCCCTGATCTATGCATCGGTAATCGACCGCTTTGGCGAGGCTGGCGCGCTGTATCTCTCGCTCGCAGCGGCGGGCATTGCTTTTGCCGCGGCGGCGTGGCTGGCGGTGGCGTTCCGGCCGGCGACGTCGGTCACAAGATAA
- a CDS encoding MarR family winged helix-turn-helix transcriptional regulator, with product MMDQDACFCASLRRMAHAATEIYDRALEPSGLKITMFRVLRRLSHAGKPSISELARIVELDRSSLGRNLKVLQRQGLVRFSGGDDERSKLVLLTSKGRTALDKALPLWAKAQARMRSVLGRDSEAVFSALAKVDAENVTAA from the coding sequence ATGATGGATCAAGATGCCTGCTTCTGCGCGTCGCTGCGGCGGATGGCCCACGCGGCCACCGAAATCTACGATCGCGCGCTGGAGCCGTCCGGCCTGAAGATCACCATGTTCCGGGTGCTGCGCCGGCTGTCCCATGCGGGCAAGCCGAGCATCAGCGAACTGGCACGCATCGTCGAACTCGATCGTTCTTCGCTCGGCCGCAACTTGAAAGTGTTGCAGCGGCAAGGCCTGGTGCGCTTCTCCGGGGGCGACGACGAGCGAAGCAAGCTGGTGCTGTTGACATCCAAGGGGCGGACCGCGCTGGACAAGGCGCTGCCGCTGTGGGCGAAGGCGCAGGCCAGGATGCGATCGGTCCTCGGGCGCGACAGTGAAGCGGTGTTTTCCGCTCTGGCGAAGGTCGATGCGGAGAACGTCACGGCGGCGTGA
- a CDS encoding Crp/Fnr family transcriptional regulator, with amino-acid sequence MNSSPSKPLNNGLLASLPSADFNAIQKHLSLVALERGIQLLAPGDEVDTVFFPVSGMLSLLVLMGDGRAIETATVGREGAVGAMAGLGLYVSRVKVVVQLPTTLARIPASQFRKAVAASAVLRELCYGYNEQLLTQARITAACNALHQVDARFCRWLLQTADRAESDVMALTQELLSQMLGVRRTSVTDVAGKLQAEGVISYSRGIIRILDRAGLEARSCECYQAMTHEFSASPLRG; translated from the coding sequence GTGAATTCGTCACCATCGAAGCCACTCAACAACGGGCTGCTGGCTTCGCTGCCAAGCGCGGATTTCAATGCGATTCAGAAACACCTGAGCTTGGTCGCGCTGGAGCGGGGCATCCAGTTACTGGCGCCCGGCGACGAGGTCGACACGGTCTTTTTCCCGGTCAGCGGAATGCTGTCGCTGTTGGTGCTGATGGGTGATGGCCGCGCCATCGAAACCGCGACCGTCGGCCGCGAAGGCGCCGTCGGTGCCATGGCCGGCCTCGGGCTCTATGTGTCGCGGGTAAAGGTGGTGGTGCAGTTGCCGACCACGCTCGCGCGGATTCCCGCATCGCAATTCAGGAAGGCGGTCGCGGCCAGCGCGGTGTTGCGCGAGCTCTGCTATGGCTACAATGAACAGCTGCTGACTCAGGCGCGGATCACCGCCGCTTGCAACGCGCTGCACCAGGTCGACGCGCGCTTCTGCCGCTGGCTGCTGCAGACCGCCGACCGCGCCGAGAGCGACGTCATGGCGCTGACCCAGGAGCTGTTGTCGCAGATGCTCGGCGTGCGCCGCACCTCAGTCACCGACGTGGCGGGAAAGCTGCAGGCCGAAGGCGTGATCAGCTACTCGCGGGGCATCATCAGGATCCTGGATCGGGCGGGTCTCGAGGCGCGAAGCTGCGAGTGTTACCAGGCGATGACGCATGAGTTCTCGGCATCGCCCCTGCGTGGCTGA
- a CDS encoding SDR family oxidoreductase, translating to MNELNFAGKTALVVGGSSGIGNGIAQAFRARGASVHVSGTRATARDYSPDDGSNLDGLHYSQLDVGYPRAIDAFQPAFDRLDVLVLAQGAVLYKRAEFEMPGFRKVLEVNLMSLMACGGKFHDMLKASGGTLIIVSSTAAYHSTKGNPAYNASKTGAMGLTRTLGQAWAEDGIRVNGIAPGLVDTKMTRVTTANPKRLEAAVEKIPLKRLGTPADMAGAALFLASPLASYIVGQTLVVDGGLIL from the coding sequence ATGAACGAACTGAATTTTGCCGGCAAAACCGCACTCGTGGTCGGCGGCTCGAGCGGGATCGGCAACGGCATCGCGCAGGCGTTCCGCGCCAGGGGCGCGAGCGTACATGTGTCCGGCACCCGCGCCACGGCGCGGGACTATTCGCCCGACGATGGCAGCAACCTCGATGGCCTGCACTACAGCCAGTTGGACGTCGGCTATCCCCGCGCAATCGACGCCTTCCAGCCCGCTTTCGACCGGCTGGATGTCCTGGTGCTGGCGCAGGGTGCCGTGCTCTACAAGCGCGCCGAATTCGAGATGCCGGGCTTCCGCAAGGTACTCGAGGTCAACCTGATGAGCCTGATGGCCTGCGGCGGCAAGTTCCATGACATGCTGAAGGCGAGCGGAGGCACGCTGATTATCGTCTCGTCCACGGCGGCCTATCATTCCACCAAAGGCAATCCCGCCTACAACGCCTCGAAGACCGGTGCGATGGGACTGACGCGGACACTGGGGCAGGCCTGGGCCGAAGACGGCATCCGCGTCAACGGCATCGCGCCCGGCCTGGTCGATACCAAGATGACCAGGGTGACGACGGCCAATCCGAAGCGGCTGGAAGCCGCTGTGGAGAAGATTCCATTGAAACGGCTTGGCACGCCGGCGGATATGGCCGGTGCGGCACTGTTTCTGGCGTCGCCGCTGGCCTCCTACATCGTCGGACAGACGCTGGTCGTCGACGGCGGGCTTATCTTGTGA
- a CDS encoding GNAT family N-acetyltransferase, with translation MTLARGSDPKLPRSAVVVRDATVTDMTDVAAIYSDHVLHGLATFEEVPPTVDEMVSRRAAVLALGLPYLVAQIEERVVGYAYASAYRPRPAYRFSVENSVYLADGLGGRGLGAALLAELIRRCEQGPWRQMVAVIGNSGNAASIALHRKLGFQPVGTLTSVGFKLGRWVDTMLMIRPLGEGDTTSPDANPVGVRT, from the coding sequence ATGACGCTTGCGCGGGGCTCCGATCCGAAGCTGCCGCGCTCCGCCGTCGTGGTGCGCGATGCCACCGTCACCGACATGACGGACGTGGCCGCAATCTATTCCGATCACGTGCTGCACGGCCTCGCCACCTTCGAGGAAGTGCCGCCGACGGTGGATGAGATGGTGTCGCGCCGGGCTGCGGTGCTGGCGCTCGGACTGCCATACCTGGTCGCGCAGATCGAGGAACGGGTGGTGGGTTATGCCTACGCCAGTGCCTATCGGCCGCGCCCGGCCTATCGTTTCTCGGTGGAGAATTCAGTTTACCTTGCCGACGGGCTCGGCGGCCGCGGTCTTGGTGCCGCGCTGCTTGCCGAACTGATCAGGCGTTGCGAGCAGGGCCCGTGGCGGCAGATGGTCGCTGTCATCGGCAACAGCGGCAACGCAGCGTCCATCGCACTGCACCGTAAGCTCGGTTTTCAGCCGGTGGGTACGCTGACATCGGTGGGCTTCAAACTCGGGCGCTGGGTCGATACGATGCTGATGATCCGACCGCTCGGCGAGGGCGATACGACATCGCCGGATGCCAATCCCGTGGGCGTCCGAACCTGA
- a CDS encoding alkene reductase (FMN-linked; catalyzes the formation of N-ethylsuccinimide from N-ethylmaleimide) has translation MPTSSLFSPLQIGPYRLAHRVLMAPLTRMRAEQASFAPRPLNAEYYRQRASRGGLIIAEASPVAATGRGNPATPGIYSEEQIAGWRKVTDAVHAEGGLIFLQLWHVGRVSHSSLQPGGVLPVAPSAVAIDGVTMTPASSTPQRYETPRALETAEIPGVVEAFRQGARNALAAGFDGVEIHGANGYLVEQFLQSHTNLRTDQYGGSIANRTRFLLEVTNAAIEVWGADRVGVRLSPYGVANGSGEAEPMPLYDYAVGALDPLGLAYLHLLEPRSSGAGRAEVNHTNVPSAMELFRPKWRGVLVTAGGFTADSAEAAVAEGHADAIAFGRFFISNPDLPRRIQRKIPFTPYNRATFYGGEEAGYTDYPVAAE, from the coding sequence ATGCCGACATCGTCGCTGTTTTCACCGCTGCAGATCGGGCCTTATCGGCTGGCGCATCGCGTCCTGATGGCGCCGTTGACTCGGATGCGGGCGGAGCAGGCGAGTTTCGCGCCACGCCCGCTCAACGCCGAATACTATCGGCAACGGGCCAGCCGAGGCGGCCTGATCATTGCCGAGGCTTCCCCGGTGGCGGCGACCGGACGCGGCAATCCGGCGACGCCCGGTATCTATTCGGAGGAGCAGATCGCCGGCTGGCGCAAGGTCACCGATGCGGTGCATGCCGAGGGCGGCCTCATCTTTTTGCAACTGTGGCACGTCGGGCGTGTCTCGCACTCTTCGCTGCAGCCGGGCGGCGTGCTGCCGGTGGCGCCCTCGGCGGTCGCCATCGACGGCGTTACCATGACGCCGGCATCCAGCACGCCGCAGCGCTACGAGACGCCGCGCGCGCTGGAAACCGCTGAGATCCCCGGCGTGGTCGAGGCCTTCCGGCAAGGTGCGCGCAATGCGCTTGCAGCCGGCTTCGACGGTGTCGAGATTCATGGTGCCAATGGCTACTTGGTCGAGCAGTTCCTGCAGTCCCATACCAATCTGCGTACTGACCAATATGGCGGCTCGATCGCCAACCGCACCCGTTTCCTGCTGGAGGTCACCAATGCGGCGATCGAGGTGTGGGGTGCCGATCGCGTCGGCGTGCGGCTGTCGCCTTATGGTGTCGCCAACGGTAGCGGCGAGGCCGAGCCGATGCCGCTTTATGACTATGCGGTCGGCGCGCTCGATCCGCTGGGCCTCGCCTATCTGCATCTGCTTGAGCCGCGCTCAAGCGGCGCGGGCCGGGCCGAGGTCAATCACACCAACGTGCCCTCGGCGATGGAGTTGTTCCGGCCGAAATGGCGCGGCGTGCTGGTCACCGCCGGGGGCTTCACCGCGGACTCTGCCGAAGCTGCTGTTGCCGAAGGCCATGCCGACGCCATCGCATTCGGCCGCTTCTTCATTTCCAATCCGGATCTGCCGCGGCGCATCCAGCGCAAGATCCCATTCACGCCCTACAACCGCGCAACGTTCTATGGCGGCGAGGAGGCGGGTTATACCGATTATCCGGTCGCGGCGGAGTAG
- a CDS encoding GNAT family N-acetyltransferase has protein sequence MGTVIRQASAEDADFIAWTILAAQRGHRPRGWFDIALDRGEPDSLTFVRQVVLSPIRSWWHVAHFVVAEVDGVCAAALCALPVDGTIAAARAAVDDAMVALGFDAEERGAFGQRGAYARNCWMRGEDDDWIVEHVATRSGYRGRGLMAALLAHALAAGARNGYKRAQITFYIGNDAAERSYARAGFRFAEERNAIRTSRS, from the coding sequence GTGGGGACTGTGATCCGACAGGCGTCCGCGGAGGATGCCGACTTCATCGCCTGGACCATTCTTGCCGCCCAGCGCGGACATCGGCCACGCGGCTGGTTCGATATCGCGCTGGATCGCGGCGAGCCGGATAGCCTCACCTTCGTGCGCCAGGTCGTGCTGTCGCCGATCCGCTCCTGGTGGCATGTCGCTCATTTTGTTGTCGCAGAGGTGGACGGCGTGTGCGCCGCCGCGCTCTGCGCGTTGCCGGTCGACGGCACGATCGCGGCCGCGCGCGCTGCGGTTGATGACGCGATGGTCGCGCTCGGCTTCGACGCGGAGGAACGGGGGGCGTTTGGCCAGCGCGGCGCCTATGCCCGCAACTGCTGGATGCGCGGCGAGGATGATGACTGGATCGTCGAGCACGTCGCGACCAGATCCGGCTACCGCGGCCGCGGACTGATGGCGGCGCTGCTTGCGCATGCGCTGGCGGCCGGCGCGCGCAACGGTTACAAGCGCGCGCAGATCACGTTCTATATCGGCAACGATGCGGCCGAACGCAGCTACGCCCGCGCGGGCTTTCGTTTCGCCGAAGAGAGAAACGCCATCCGGACTTCGAGGTCCTGA
- a CDS encoding nuclear transport factor 2 family protein, which yields MRDNTEAEIRHIYERWHDTVVNRDLDGLMALYAQDAVFETPLILATLRDRSEGVLHGNAAIRAFFAVGLNKPSNGLGRWYRTGTFFANGRQLTWEYPRATPQGDQVDLVEVMDIVDGLIAHHRVYWGWVGFKALAASYA from the coding sequence ATGCGCGATAATACCGAGGCGGAGATTCGTCACATCTACGAGCGCTGGCACGATACCGTGGTGAACCGCGATCTCGATGGCCTAATGGCGCTCTACGCACAAGACGCCGTGTTTGAAACGCCGTTGATACTCGCCACGCTGCGCGACCGCAGCGAAGGCGTCCTGCACGGCAACGCCGCGATCCGCGCGTTCTTCGCCGTGGGCCTGAACAAACCGAGCAACGGTCTCGGCCGCTGGTACCGCACCGGCACGTTTTTCGCCAACGGCCGGCAACTGACCTGGGAATATCCCCGCGCCACACCGCAGGGCGATCAGGTCGACCTCGTCGAGGTGATGGATATCGTCGACGGCCTGATCGCTCACCATCGCGTTTATTGGGGATGGGTCGGGTTCAAGGCGCTGGCGGCAAGCTACGCATAA
- a CDS encoding DUF1127 domain-containing protein, which translates to MSRPPYGALTERCFDAIIDWSIELGLIITGSPHSQLRQRAALRRLDSRLRADVGVSRTEALRGRRDLTP; encoded by the coding sequence ATGTCACGCCCACCCTATGGAGCTCTCACGGAGCGCTGCTTCGACGCCATCATCGACTGGAGCATCGAGCTCGGATTGATCATCACCGGTTCGCCGCATTCGCAGCTGCGCCAGCGCGCGGCGCTGCGCCGGCTGGATTCCCGGCTGCGCGCCGATGTCGGCGTCAGCCGCACGGAAGCATTGCGCGGCCGACGCGATCTGACACCATGA
- a CDS encoding SDR family NAD(P)-dependent oxidoreductase gives MSDATSDFKQLSRSVAGSRVLVTGAASGMGRATARVFAAEGAVVAVTDLALADAERVAADIRARGDHATAWALDVADGDAISRVVGEIADKFGGLDIVINNAGVSGTSPIDGDGYDALWQRSIALLLTAHPRIIRAALPHLRKARHPRIVNIASTEALGATALHSPYSAAKAGVVGLTRSLAVELGREGITVNCICPGPITTGMTARISDEHKAIYAKRRTALGRYGDPEEVAHMTLSLCLPAASFLTGAIIPVDGGLMARNA, from the coding sequence ATGTCGGATGCCACGTCGGACTTCAAGCAGCTGAGCCGTTCGGTTGCGGGATCGCGCGTGCTGGTTACGGGCGCCGCCAGCGGCATGGGCCGCGCCACGGCGCGGGTGTTCGCAGCAGAGGGCGCGGTGGTGGCGGTGACCGACCTGGCACTGGCGGATGCGGAGCGGGTGGCCGCCGATATCCGCGCCCGGGGCGACCACGCTACGGCGTGGGCGCTCGATGTGGCTGACGGCGACGCCATCAGCCGCGTGGTTGGTGAGATCGCGGACAAATTCGGCGGCCTCGACATTGTGATCAACAATGCCGGCGTCTCCGGCACCTCGCCGATCGATGGCGACGGCTATGATGCGCTGTGGCAGCGGAGCATCGCGCTTCTCCTAACGGCGCATCCGCGCATCATCCGCGCCGCGCTGCCTCATCTGCGCAAGGCGAGGCACCCGCGTATCGTCAACATCGCGTCGACCGAGGCGCTCGGCGCCACCGCGCTGCACAGCCCGTATTCCGCGGCCAAGGCCGGCGTGGTCGGGCTGACGCGTTCGCTCGCGGTGGAGCTGGGGCGCGAGGGCATCACGGTGAACTGCATCTGCCCGGGGCCGATCACCACCGGCATGACCGCGCGGATCAGCGACGAGCACAAGGCGATCTATGCCAAGCGGCGCACCGCGCTGGGGCGCTACGGCGACCCGGAAGAGGTCGCGCACATGACGCTGAGTCTCTGCCTGCCGGCGGCCTCGTTCCTGACCGGCGCGATCATTCCGGTGGATGGCGGGTTGATGGCCAGGAATGCTTGA
- a CDS encoding ketopantoate reductase family protein, translated as MRLLVVGAGSTGGYFGGRLAQAGRDVTFLVRPGRAERLRRNGLQLISPHGDVTLERPQLVTAGEIRGTYDAVLLTVKAFSLQAALEDMAPAVGPDTMILPVLNGMKHVDILTARFGAKALVGCVCKVATLVDDDGRIVQLNKLQDIAYGEMDGTESPRTHRIDAFMQGAGFDARLSATIAREMWEKWVLLATLGGVTCLMRGTIGEIEVAPGGADFVLRFLDEVVAVVRAVGVAPGDGFLAATRTLLTTKGSPQTSSMYRDLQKGSPIEVEQIIGDLLVRGRSAGFATPLLATAYTHLSVYQNRVLAAA; from the coding sequence ATGCGATTGCTCGTGGTCGGCGCCGGCTCGACCGGTGGATACTTCGGTGGCCGGCTGGCCCAGGCCGGCCGTGACGTGACCTTCCTGGTGCGGCCCGGACGGGCCGAGCGATTGCGGCGAAATGGTCTGCAGTTGATCAGCCCGCATGGCGACGTCACGCTGGAGCGGCCGCAACTGGTCACCGCAGGCGAGATCCGCGGGACCTATGATGCGGTGCTGCTCACCGTAAAAGCATTCTCGCTGCAGGCGGCGCTCGAGGACATGGCGCCGGCGGTCGGGCCCGACACCATGATCCTGCCGGTGCTCAACGGCATGAAGCATGTCGATATCCTCACCGCGCGGTTCGGTGCAAAGGCCCTGGTTGGCTGCGTCTGCAAGGTGGCGACCCTGGTCGATGATGACGGCCGCATCGTTCAGCTGAACAAGCTGCAGGATATCGCTTATGGCGAAATGGACGGCACGGAGTCGCCGCGCACCCATCGCATCGATGCGTTCATGCAAGGTGCGGGTTTCGATGCGCGGCTATCGGCCACCATCGCGCGCGAGATGTGGGAGAAATGGGTATTGCTTGCGACACTCGGCGGGGTCACCTGCCTGATGCGCGGCACCATCGGCGAGATCGAGGTCGCACCCGGCGGGGCGGACTTCGTGCTGCGCTTTCTCGACGAAGTGGTGGCGGTGGTTCGCGCCGTTGGCGTCGCACCGGGCGACGGATTTCTCGCGGCGACCCGCACGCTGCTGACCACCAAGGGATCGCCGCAGACCTCGTCGATGTATCGGGATTTGCAGAAGGGCAGCCCGATCGAGGTCGAACAGATTATTGGTGACCTCCTGGTCCGCGGGCGCAGCGCCGGGTTCGCAACGCCGCTGCTGGCGACGGCCTATACGCATCTCAGTGTCTATCAGAACCGGGTGCTGGCGGCGGCGTGA